A part of Brachybacterium faecium DSM 4810 genomic DNA contains:
- a CDS encoding predicted permease, DMT superfamily (PFAM: Integral membrane protein DUF6) — translation MNSESGGWAAAGGGRMAGLLALTITSVLWGTTGTAATFAPEVSPLAIGAAALGIGGLLQAAIAVPALRRHRRALRGRARLVALGALAVALYPLAFYSSMHIAGVAIGSVASLASAPLASGVLEKIVDGRRLGRWWQLAAALGVLGSVMLCLSTARGELGSPGRTLLGVLLGLVAGSTYALFSWACQRLMRAGIERAASMGAVFGLGGLLLMPVLAVTGGPILHSGGNLAVAAYMALIPMFLGYVLFGRGLATVPASTATTVTLTEPAVATLLAVVVVGERLGPLGWAGLLVLAAVLALLALAPPAAAPRPVGVGTSGPAVARCRRY, via the coding sequence ATGAACAGCGAGAGCGGAGGCTGGGCGGCGGCGGGCGGCGGCCGCATGGCCGGCCTGCTCGCCCTCACGATCACCTCGGTCCTGTGGGGCACCACCGGCACCGCCGCGACCTTCGCGCCCGAGGTGAGCCCCCTCGCGATCGGCGCCGCGGCGCTCGGGATCGGCGGGCTGCTGCAGGCCGCGATCGCGGTGCCCGCGCTGCGCCGGCACCGTCGGGCGCTGCGGGGCCGGGCCCGGCTCGTGGCCCTGGGCGCCCTGGCCGTCGCGCTCTACCCGCTCGCGTTCTACAGCTCCATGCACATCGCCGGCGTCGCGATCGGCTCGGTCGCCTCCCTGGCCTCCGCCCCGCTCGCCTCCGGGGTGCTCGAGAAGATCGTCGACGGCCGACGCCTCGGGCGGTGGTGGCAGCTCGCGGCGGCGCTCGGCGTGCTCGGCAGCGTGATGCTGTGCCTGTCCACGGCCCGGGGCGAGCTCGGCTCCCCGGGACGGACCCTGCTGGGCGTGCTGCTCGGCCTCGTCGCCGGCAGCACCTATGCGCTGTTCTCCTGGGCCTGCCAGCGCCTGATGCGCGCCGGCATCGAGCGGGCCGCCTCGATGGGGGCCGTGTTCGGCCTCGGCGGGCTGCTGCTCATGCCGGTCCTCGCCGTGACCGGTGGCCCGATCCTCCACAGCGGCGGCAACCTCGCCGTCGCGGCGTACATGGCCCTGATCCCGATGTTCCTCGGCTATGTGCTGTTCGGTCGCGGGCTCGCCACTGTCCCGGCGAGCACGGCGACCACGGTGACGCTCACCGAGCCCGCGGTCGCCACGCTCCTGGCCGTCGTGGTGGTGGGCGAGCGGCTCGGCCCGCTCGGCTGGGCCGGGCTCCTCGTCCTCGCGGCGGTGCTCGCCCTGCTCGCGCTCGCACCACCGGCGGCGGCGCCGCGCCCCGTGGGGGTTGGTACCTCCGGCCCCGCCGTGGCACGGTGTCGGAGATACTAG
- a CDS encoding Phytanoyl-CoA dioxygenase (PhyH) (PFAM: Phytanoyl-CoA dioxygenase (PhyH)), with the protein MLTSNGYVLDEAPHRLGDLEPVPAAERSDRDALWQRLRREGYLYLTDHLDPDVVHAFRRYYFERLMDTGLVRRDSDPLEGLQGDGELDRGLLRERLFHEIVPSAQYQAFCALPQIKDWFAWLLEDEVHLHRRKIIRHTRPGEKGIGTATQAHYDLVYLRGGTDRVLSAWIPLGDTPVSRGGLTYLERSHHRVLAEEASGRLQAPAASITADLPGLAEEYDSRWLTADYRAGDIVVHSAHIVHAATDNVDEGDVMRLSTDIRYQRSSEPIDWRWQEHWHDRDGL; encoded by the coding sequence ATGCTGACATCGAACGGATACGTGCTCGACGAGGCCCCGCACCGGCTCGGCGACCTCGAGCCCGTCCCTGCGGCGGAGCGCAGCGATCGCGACGCGCTCTGGCAGCGGCTGCGCCGGGAGGGCTACCTCTACCTCACCGATCATCTCGACCCGGACGTGGTCCACGCCTTCCGGCGCTACTACTTCGAGCGGCTCATGGACACCGGCCTGGTGCGCCGCGACAGCGATCCGCTCGAGGGCCTCCAGGGCGACGGCGAACTGGATCGCGGCCTGCTGCGGGAGCGGCTCTTCCACGAGATCGTCCCCTCCGCGCAGTACCAGGCCTTCTGCGCGCTGCCGCAGATCAAGGACTGGTTCGCCTGGCTCCTGGAGGACGAGGTCCATCTGCACCGCCGCAAGATCATCCGCCACACCCGGCCCGGCGAGAAGGGGATCGGCACCGCCACCCAGGCGCACTACGACCTCGTCTACCTGCGCGGCGGCACCGACCGCGTGCTCTCGGCGTGGATCCCGCTGGGTGACACGCCCGTCTCCCGCGGCGGGCTCACCTACCTCGAGCGCAGCCATCACCGCGTGCTCGCGGAGGAGGCGAGCGGCCGACTGCAGGCGCCGGCCGCCTCGATCACCGCCGATCTGCCCGGGCTCGCCGAGGAGTACGACTCCCGCTGGCTGACCGCCGACTACCGCGCCGGCGACATCGTGGTGCACTCGGCGCACATCGTCCACGCCGCGACGGACAACGTCGACGAGGGCGACGTGATGCGGCTGTCCACCGACATCCGGTACCAGCGCAGCTCGGAACCGATCGACTGGCGCTGGCAGGAGCACTGGCACGACCGCGACGGGCTGTGA
- a CDS encoding DNA gyrase subunit B (PFAM: DNA gyrase B; Histidine kinase-, DNA gyrase B-, and HSP90-like ATPase; Toprim domain; DNA gyrase B subunit, carboxyl terminus~TIGRFAM: DNA gyrase, B subunit), with product MSDSDRPMPDQDVPESTPDPSPGAADAAAPAPLTAGERAAHAPEHYDASDITVLEGLEAVRKRPGMYIGSTGERGLHHMVQEVVDNSVDEAMAGHGDTIEVTLLADGGVRVVDHARGIPVAMHPTEGKPAVELVLTVLHAGGKFGGGGYAVSGGLHGVGSSVVNALSIRMEVEIRRDGHVWRQAYSRGVPLAPLDKGEETEETGTTITFWADDEIFDETVYDFETLRKRFQQMAFLNKGLRITLTDERAPEVEETEDDHLVDVELEAEGAETGKDAGPRTVSYLYERGLQDFVEFINTAKRAEVIHPEIISFESEDTDAKISVEVAMQWTGAYSESVHTYANTINTHEGGTHEEGFRSSLTSIVNRYGRAQGLLKEKDANLTGEDIREGLTAVVSVKLGEPQFEGQTKTKLGNTIARTFMVKVMTDQLQDWFDSHPAEAKSIVMKGQAAAAAREAARKARDATRRKSPLETGGMPGKLRDCSSRNPAECEIFIVEGDSAGGSAVSGRDPRTQAILPIRGKILNVEKARLDRALDNQEVRSLITAFGTGIGEDFDATKLRYHKIVLMADADVDGQHIVTLLLTLLFRYMRPLIELGHVFIAMPPLFRLKWSNAPHEYVFSDEERDERLEAGRAAGRRIPRDNGIQRYKGLGEMDWKELQSTTMDTNTRTLKQVTVDEAADADTIFSVLMGDDVESRRRFIQENAKDVRFLDI from the coding sequence GTGAGCGACAGCGACCGCCCCATGCCCGATCAGGACGTGCCCGAGAGCACCCCGGACCCGTCACCCGGAGCGGCCGACGCAGCGGCACCCGCGCCCCTCACCGCCGGTGAGCGCGCGGCCCACGCCCCCGAGCACTACGACGCCTCGGACATCACCGTCCTCGAGGGCCTCGAGGCGGTCCGCAAGCGCCCCGGCATGTACATCGGCTCCACCGGGGAGCGGGGCCTGCACCACATGGTCCAGGAGGTCGTCGACAACTCGGTCGACGAGGCGATGGCCGGTCACGGCGACACCATCGAGGTGACCCTGCTGGCCGACGGCGGCGTGCGCGTGGTCGACCACGCCCGCGGCATCCCCGTGGCCATGCACCCCACCGAGGGCAAGCCCGCGGTCGAGCTGGTCCTCACCGTGCTGCACGCCGGCGGCAAGTTCGGCGGCGGCGGCTACGCCGTCTCCGGCGGTCTGCACGGCGTGGGCTCCTCCGTGGTCAACGCCCTGTCCATCCGGATGGAGGTGGAGATCCGCCGTGACGGGCACGTGTGGCGCCAGGCGTACTCCCGCGGCGTGCCCCTGGCCCCCCTCGACAAGGGCGAGGAGACCGAGGAGACCGGCACGACGATCACCTTCTGGGCCGACGACGAGATCTTCGACGAGACGGTCTACGACTTCGAGACCCTCCGCAAGCGGTTCCAGCAGATGGCGTTCCTCAACAAGGGCCTGCGCATCACGCTGACCGACGAGCGCGCCCCCGAGGTCGAGGAGACCGAGGACGACCACCTCGTGGACGTCGAGCTCGAGGCCGAGGGCGCCGAGACCGGGAAGGACGCGGGCCCCCGCACCGTCTCCTACCTCTACGAGCGCGGACTGCAGGACTTCGTCGAGTTCATCAACACGGCCAAGCGGGCCGAGGTGATCCACCCCGAGATCATCTCCTTCGAGTCCGAGGACACCGACGCGAAGATCTCCGTCGAGGTCGCGATGCAGTGGACCGGCGCCTACTCGGAGTCGGTGCACACCTACGCCAACACCATCAACACCCACGAGGGCGGCACCCACGAGGAGGGCTTCCGCTCCTCGCTCACCTCGATCGTGAACCGGTACGGCCGCGCCCAGGGCCTGCTCAAGGAGAAGGACGCCAACCTCACCGGCGAGGACATCCGCGAGGGTCTCACCGCGGTGGTCTCGGTGAAGCTCGGCGAACCGCAGTTCGAGGGCCAGACGAAGACCAAGCTCGGCAACACCATCGCCCGCACCTTCATGGTCAAGGTGATGACCGACCAGCTCCAGGACTGGTTCGACTCCCACCCCGCCGAGGCGAAGTCGATCGTCATGAAGGGCCAGGCCGCCGCGGCCGCCCGCGAGGCGGCCCGCAAGGCTCGTGACGCGACCCGCCGCAAGTCCCCGCTGGAGACGGGCGGCATGCCCGGCAAGCTGCGCGACTGCTCCTCCCGCAATCCCGCCGAGTGCGAGATCTTCATCGTCGAGGGCGACTCGGCCGGCGGCTCCGCCGTCTCCGGCCGCGACCCGCGCACCCAGGCGATCCTCCCCATCCGCGGCAAGATCCTCAACGTCGAGAAGGCACGTCTGGACCGGGCCCTGGACAACCAGGAGGTCCGCTCCCTGATCACCGCCTTCGGCACCGGCATCGGCGAGGACTTCGACGCCACCAAGCTGCGGTACCACAAGATCGTGCTCATGGCCGATGCGGACGTGGACGGCCAGCACATCGTGACGCTGCTGCTCACGCTGCTGTTCCGCTACATGCGCCCGCTCATCGAGCTGGGCCACGTGTTCATCGCGATGCCGCCCCTGTTCCGCCTGAAGTGGTCCAACGCCCCGCACGAGTACGTGTTCAGCGACGAGGAGCGCGACGAGCGGCTCGAGGCCGGTCGCGCCGCGGGCCGCCGCATCCCCCGGGACAACGGCATCCAGCGCTACAAGGGTCTGGGCGAGATGGACTGGAAGGAGCTGCAGTCCACCACGATGGACACCAACACCCGCACCCTGAAGCAGGTCACGGTCGACGAGGCCGCCGACGCGGACACCATCTTCTCCGTGCTGATGGGCGACGACGTCGAGTCCCGTCGGCGGTTCATCCAGGAGAACGCCAAGGACGTCCGCTTCCTCGACATCTGA
- a CDS encoding DNA-binding domain-containing protein, AraC-type (PFAM: Bacterial regulatory helix-turn-helix proteins, AraC family; AraC-like ligand binding domain), which translates to MDPRTPTPSPLPAEPPAVPSTEPSNEPSTGPSVAPPREWAHYLPASPALRETGLACLGAGEQSGPLPPLAERVLSRHALVLVSSGAGTFTDPAGTHPVTAPAWIWLEPGTPHSYGPDAHGWTEHWVLFEGVGARTYRSHSGVGDGHVLRRGGPEPAERAEIFAALHRAGSVPGRRAQLHASSLVHRLLGALLGDAEEDPQRTSVTHTVLATATEDLSVAQRAALSGVGVDEFRAQIRRATGLTPHEFVLTTRFSRAQELLARSDLPIWQVAAEVGIDDASYFTRLFTRRIGVAPRTFRHEQRRDRAVTSET; encoded by the coding sequence ATGGATCCGAGGACGCCGACGCCGAGCCCGCTCCCGGCCGAGCCCCCGGCCGTACCCTCGACCGAGCCGTCGAATGAGCCCTCGACCGGGCCGTCGGTCGCGCCGCCGAGGGAGTGGGCGCACTACCTGCCCGCCTCTCCCGCGCTGCGCGAGACGGGCCTGGCCTGCCTCGGGGCGGGGGAGCAGTCCGGGCCGCTCCCGCCGCTCGCCGAGCGGGTGCTCTCCCGCCACGCCCTGGTGCTGGTCTCCTCCGGGGCGGGGACCTTCACCGACCCCGCCGGGACGCATCCGGTGACGGCCCCGGCCTGGATCTGGCTGGAACCGGGCACCCCGCACTCCTACGGGCCCGACGCGCACGGATGGACCGAGCACTGGGTGCTGTTCGAGGGCGTCGGCGCCCGCACCTACCGCTCCCACAGCGGGGTCGGGGACGGGCACGTGCTGCGCCGCGGCGGACCGGAGCCCGCCGAGCGCGCGGAGATCTTCGCCGCGCTGCACCGCGCCGGGTCCGTCCCCGGGCGGCGCGCGCAGCTGCACGCCTCCTCGCTCGTGCACCGGCTGCTGGGCGCTCTGCTCGGCGACGCCGAGGAGGATCCGCAGCGCACCTCGGTGACCCACACCGTGCTCGCCACCGCCACGGAGGACCTCTCGGTCGCCCAGCGTGCCGCGCTCAGCGGGGTGGGGGTCGACGAGTTCCGGGCGCAGATCCGTCGTGCGACGGGCCTGACCCCGCACGAGTTCGTGCTCACCACCCGGTTCTCGCGGGCCCAGGAGCTGCTGGCGCGCAGCGATCTGCCGATCTGGCAGGTCGCCGCGGAGGTGGGGATCGACGACGCCTCCTACTTCACCCGCCTGTTCACCCGCCGCATCGGCGTCGCGCCGCGCACCTTCCGCCACGAGCAGCGCCGCGATCGCGCTGTGACCTCGGAAACATGA
- a CDS encoding uncharacterized conserved protein (PFAM: YbaK / prolyl-tRNA synthetases associated domain~TIGRFAM: ybaK/ebsC protein) has protein sequence MSEQRAHDALAASGLEHEITRHGRVGSLEEAASARGVAPRDIVKTLVVRRGEGDFLFVLVPGDREISWPKLRALLGVNRLSMPDKDVAQQVTGYERGTITPFGATTPWPVIADASLAGDPLRRISLGAGAHGVAATLPAEAALRHLDAQVADVTELHRR, from the coding sequence ATGAGCGAACAGCGCGCGCACGATGCCCTGGCGGCTTCCGGACTGGAGCACGAGATCACCCGGCACGGCCGCGTGGGCTCCCTCGAGGAGGCGGCCTCTGCCCGCGGCGTCGCCCCGCGCGACATCGTCAAGACGCTGGTGGTGCGGCGCGGGGAGGGCGACTTCCTGTTCGTGCTGGTGCCGGGGGATCGCGAGATCTCCTGGCCGAAGCTGCGCGCCCTGCTGGGCGTGAACCGGCTGTCGATGCCGGACAAGGACGTCGCACAGCAGGTCACCGGCTACGAGCGCGGCACGATCACGCCCTTCGGCGCGACCACGCCCTGGCCGGTGATCGCGGATGCCTCCCTCGCCGGGGACCCGCTGCGGCGGATCTCCCTGGGCGCCGGCGCGCACGGGGTCGCCGCGACCCTCCCGGCCGAGGCCGCGCTGCGGCACCTCGACGCCCAGGTCGCGGACGTCACCGAGCTGCACCGCCGCTGA
- a CDS encoding DNA gyrase subunit A (PFAM: DNA gyrase C-terminal domain, beta-propeller; DNA gyrase/topoisomerase IV, subunit A~TIGRFAM: DNA gyrase, A subunit), with the protein MSDTPQDPTNPDDTPSPQEPQAPEEPTPAEAVGVGGQETPEGAHEISADEAASRTVTLVDPLDESEVDRITQIDLNHEMQRSYLDYAMSVIVSRALPDVRDGLKPVHRRIVYAMFDGGYRPDRSFSKCAKVVGEVMGNYHPHGDSAIYDAMVRLVQPWSMRYPLILGQGNFGSAGDDGAAAPRYTECKMAPLALELVRDIEQDTVDMQGNYDNTVDEPTVLPARFPNLLVNGSAGIAVGMATNIPPHNLREVADAVQWLLKNHEATKPELLEACLQRIKGPDFPSGATIVGTSGIEDAYRTGRGSITQRAVVSTEEINGRMSLVVTELPYQVNPDTLARKIAEMVKLGKIQGIADITDETSGRTGQRLVITLKRDAVAKVVLNNLYKHTQLQENFSANMLALANGVPRTLSIDSFVREWTKHQIDVIVRRTKFRLRKAEEQIHIFRGYLKALDALDEVIALIRRSPDVDEARTGLMDLLEIDEIQANAILAMQLRRLAALERQKIIEEHDRLQALIEEYTAILADPQRQRDIVSEELAEIVDRFGDDRRTEILPFAGDMEMEDLIPEEDMVVTITRGGYVKRTREDQYRAQKRGGKGVRGASLREDDVVEHFFTTTTHRWLLFFTNQGRVYRAKGYELPEAPRDAKGQHVANLMAFQPDENIASVLAIDSYEDAQHLVLATESGLVKKTPMPAFDSSRTGGIIAINLRDIDGPEGPQPDRVISARAVNSDDEILLVSRNGQSVRFPADDGTLRPTGRATSGVTGMKFRHQDTLLAMDVIRPDSFVITVTDGGFAKRTTVDEYRLQGRGGLGIRVAKLPDDRGHLVGAAVVEETDELLVVMERGRVVRSKVAEVPAKGRTTMGVVFAKPDKGDRILLVTTGQESEVDEEEAEAPEIIDADPAGSEDAVENSADAAPEGVEGEDDVLGSDESDQSPTGDADPNEE; encoded by the coding sequence ATGAGCGACACCCCGCAGGACCCCACGAACCCCGACGACACCCCCTCCCCGCAGGAGCCGCAGGCTCCCGAGGAGCCGACGCCCGCGGAGGCCGTCGGCGTCGGCGGCCAGGAGACGCCCGAGGGCGCCCACGAGATCTCCGCGGACGAAGCCGCCTCCCGCACCGTCACGCTGGTGGACCCGCTGGACGAGAGCGAGGTCGACCGCATCACGCAGATCGACCTCAACCACGAGATGCAGCGCTCGTACCTCGACTACGCGATGAGCGTCATCGTCTCCCGCGCGCTGCCGGACGTGCGGGACGGCCTCAAGCCCGTCCACCGCCGCATCGTCTACGCGATGTTCGACGGCGGCTACCGCCCCGACCGCTCCTTCTCGAAGTGCGCGAAGGTCGTCGGCGAGGTGATGGGCAACTACCACCCCCACGGCGACTCCGCGATCTACGACGCGATGGTGCGCCTGGTGCAGCCGTGGTCGATGCGCTACCCGCTCATCCTCGGGCAGGGCAACTTCGGCTCCGCCGGCGACGACGGCGCCGCGGCCCCGCGCTACACCGAGTGCAAGATGGCGCCGCTGGCCCTCGAGCTGGTGCGCGACATCGAGCAGGACACCGTGGACATGCAGGGCAACTACGACAACACGGTCGACGAGCCCACCGTGCTGCCCGCCCGCTTCCCGAACCTGCTGGTCAACGGCTCCGCCGGCATCGCCGTCGGCATGGCCACGAACATCCCGCCGCACAACCTGCGCGAGGTGGCCGACGCCGTCCAGTGGCTGCTGAAGAACCACGAGGCCACCAAGCCCGAGCTGCTCGAGGCCTGCCTGCAGCGCATCAAGGGCCCGGACTTCCCCTCCGGCGCCACGATCGTGGGCACCTCCGGGATCGAGGACGCCTACCGCACCGGGCGCGGCTCCATCACCCAGCGCGCCGTGGTCTCCACCGAGGAGATCAACGGCCGGATGTCGCTCGTGGTCACCGAGCTGCCCTACCAGGTCAACCCCGACACCCTCGCGCGCAAGATCGCCGAGATGGTCAAGCTCGGCAAGATCCAGGGCATCGCCGACATCACCGACGAGACCTCCGGCCGCACCGGCCAGCGCCTGGTCATCACCCTCAAGCGCGACGCCGTGGCGAAGGTGGTGCTCAACAACCTCTACAAGCACACCCAGCTGCAGGAGAACTTCTCCGCGAACATGCTGGCGCTGGCGAACGGGGTGCCGCGCACCCTGTCGATCGACTCCTTCGTGCGCGAGTGGACCAAGCACCAGATCGACGTCATCGTGCGCCGCACGAAGTTCCGCCTGCGCAAGGCCGAGGAGCAGATCCACATCTTCCGCGGCTACCTCAAGGCGCTCGACGCGCTCGACGAGGTCATCGCGCTGATCCGCCGCTCCCCGGACGTCGACGAGGCCCGCACCGGGCTGATGGACCTGCTCGAGATCGACGAGATCCAGGCCAACGCGATCCTCGCGATGCAGCTGCGCCGCCTGGCCGCCCTGGAGCGCCAGAAGATCATCGAGGAGCACGACCGCCTGCAGGCCCTCATCGAGGAGTACACCGCGATCCTCGCCGACCCGCAGCGGCAGCGCGACATCGTCTCCGAGGAGCTCGCGGAGATCGTGGACCGCTTCGGCGACGACCGCCGCACCGAGATCCTCCCCTTCGCCGGCGACATGGAGATGGAGGACCTCATCCCCGAGGAGGACATGGTCGTCACCATCACCCGCGGCGGCTACGTCAAGCGCACCCGAGAGGACCAGTACCGCGCCCAGAAGCGCGGCGGCAAGGGGGTGCGCGGCGCCTCCCTGCGCGAGGACGACGTGGTGGAGCACTTCTTCACCACCACCACCCACCGCTGGCTGCTGTTCTTCACCAACCAGGGCCGCGTCTACCGCGCCAAGGGCTACGAGCTGCCCGAGGCGCCGCGCGATGCGAAGGGCCAGCACGTGGCGAACCTGATGGCGTTCCAGCCGGACGAGAACATCGCCTCGGTGCTCGCGATCGACAGCTACGAGGACGCCCAGCACCTCGTGCTCGCCACCGAGTCCGGCCTGGTGAAGAAGACCCCGATGCCGGCCTTCGACTCCAGCCGCACCGGCGGCATCATCGCGATCAACCTGCGCGACATCGACGGGCCCGAGGGCCCGCAGCCGGACCGCGTGATCTCCGCCCGCGCCGTGAACAGCGACGACGAGATCCTGCTGGTCTCCCGCAACGGCCAGTCCGTGCGCTTCCCGGCGGATGACGGCACACTGCGGCCGACGGGCCGCGCCACCAGCGGCGTGACCGGCATGAAGTTCCGCCACCAGGACACGCTGCTGGCCATGGACGTGATCCGCCCGGACAGCTTCGTGATCACCGTGACCGACGGCGGCTTCGCCAAGCGCACCACCGTGGACGAGTACCGCCTGCAGGGGCGCGGCGGCCTGGGCATCCGGGTCGCGAAGCTCCCCGACGACCGCGGCCACCTGGTGGGCGCGGCCGTGGTCGAGGAGACCGACGAGCTGCTGGTGGTCATGGAGCGCGGCCGCGTGGTCCGCTCCAAGGTCGCCGAGGTGCCGGCCAAGGGCCGCACCACCATGGGCGTGGTCTTCGCCAAGCCCGACAAGGGCGACCGCATCCTGCTGGTCACCACCGGCCAGGAATCCGAGGTCGACGAGGAGGAGGCCGAGGCGCCCGAGATCATCGACGCCGATCCCGCCGGGAGCGAGGATGCTGTGGAGAACTCCGCAGATGCCGCGCCCGAGGGTGTGGAGGGCGAGGACGATGTTCTAGGCTCTGACGAGTCCGACCAGTCGCCGACCGGCGACGCCGATCCGAACGAGGAGTGA